The following is a genomic window from Aquificota bacterium.
AAGTTCATTGATTTTTATAGATAAGGTCTATAATACGTTTGGTGAGAAATTGATTAAGCAAAGGTGATGCCATTAGACCTTTTGTTAAAAATAAATGAGACAAAAAATGTATGGGCGGGTCTTTGACCCGCCTGATGTTTTATAATCTGGCAGGTTTAAAACCTGCCACTACAAAGGATGAATTTCTCACCTGGCGTATAGATAAGGTCTATAATGTATTCTCATGAATACACAAGAGCTTGCTAAAATTTTAAAAGCATCACATGTGGGTGAGCCACTTTCCTTCTTTGGCTTTTCCATAGACAGTAGGGCAATAAAAGGTGGGGAGGTTTTTATAGCCCTGAGGGGTAAGGTGCATGATGGTCATAGCTTTGCCCAAGAGGCCATAAAAAAAGGTGCGGTTGCTGTCCTTTGTGAAAGGCTTCTTGACCTTCCTAAGGATGTGCCACAGATATTGGTAGAAGATAGCCTATTAGCTTTAAGAGATATAGCCCTTTGGAAAAGGGAAAACTTTAAAGGTAAAGTGGTCGCAATAGCTGGTTCGGCTGGTAAAACCACCACAAAGGAGATGACAGCCTTTTTACTATCCAAGGTAGGGAAGGTGTGTAAAACTCCGAGAAATTACAATTCGCAGGTTGGTGTGCCTTTGTCTGTGGCTAACTTTGAAGAAGACTGTGCTTTTTGGGTTGTGGAGCTTGGAGCAAGTCAAAAGGGTGATGTTAAAAGGCTTGTGGAAATAGTAAAGCCACATATAAGGGCTATAACGGCTATAGGAGAAGAACACTTGGAAACCTTTGGATGCCTTGATGATGTAATTCTTGGGAATGGGGAAATATTTTATGGGATGGGAGAAGAAGACTGGGGGGTATGTCCTACAAAGGTATCTCATTGCTATGCCATACCTAAAAAGCTAACCTTCGGTGATGGAGATTTTTCTGCCAAAGATATAAAACTTTCTGCAGAAGGAGTAAGTTTTAAAGTAAAAGGAAAAGAAGTAT
Proteins encoded in this region:
- a CDS encoding UDP-N-acetylmuramoyl-tripeptide--D-alanyl-D-alanine ligase translates to MNTQELAKILKASHVGEPLSFFGFSIDSRAIKGGEVFIALRGKVHDGHSFAQEAIKKGAVAVLCERLLDLPKDVPQILVEDSLLALRDIALWKRENFKGKVVAIAGSAGKTTTKEMTAFLLSKVGKVCKTPRNYNSQVGVPLSVANFEEDCAFWVVELGASQKGDVKRLVEIVKPHIRAITAIGEEHLETFGCLDDVILGNGEIFYGMGEEDWGVCPTKVSHCYAIPKKLTFGDGDFSAKDIKLSAEGVSFKVKGKEVFIPIPSLAVVENALCAFRILEALGIEWRELSNSLADFHPVEGRFRVIKRKDIILIDDTYNANPPSVRMALKSLSLFNGYRIAVLGDMLELGELSEAYHREIGRLCAELGIDLCLFYGDHMKYAYQECLQKGGNCRFFDDKKGLLDFLLGKPFGKAVILFKGSRGMKMEELVEGFTDGKLCGYL